The sequence below is a genomic window from Schistocerca nitens isolate TAMUIC-IGC-003100 chromosome 4, iqSchNite1.1, whole genome shotgun sequence.
TATCTACTATTCCATAATGTTTAAACTTTTGCATGAGGATATCCAAGTTCACATAATCGAAAGCCTTAGTCAAGTCATAACAGTTCCCAATGGTAATAATTTCTGGGTTATTGATTCTAGTATACCATCTGTCAAAATAAATACAGCCTGTTTAGTGGTGAATAAAGATTCTTCATTCAGTCTCAGGAACAATCTTTGCTTAAGTGAAGGCTATGGTGTTCTGCTCACCAGTGACAAAATCTAATTTAACAAAAAGCAAAATTTAAGCCTTTAAAAAAgtgtaaacaataaaaaaacatacaacacaaaaaaaGAATAATTCTACAAAAGGAAAGTATATATGGCACAGAATACATTAAGTAAGGAACAACATTAATTTAGATAAATAATGACACGACTATGATTTTTCATATATCAGTTGTCACTTTTTTTACATTAAAGCAGCTGATAGTGATATGGTCCATACATGATACTGAGGCATAAAAGATGGATGACAGACATTTCTCTGAAGGCCAAAGTCAGAGACTTGAAGAAGACAGTGGCTTATTCAAACTATCAAATAATGAAATGTGGTAAGGAAGAGCAAACACAAGTGGAATGACAAGGTTTTGTATTCAGTATACGCTGTAGGAAGCAAACATGAAGCTAAATGGTGCCAGCAGGACAAAAATAATTTAAGGAAGGGTGTTCAGGTCTATGTAGTTGTGCTGCATGTTGAAAATGATGATAATATGTCTGATTGCGTGTGTTTGAGGAttgaggcagagagaaaatgcaagggaggagtgggggaggggggtggggggtggaagggAAGGGGGTGGAAAATTTCACTTATCATGTCAATGAAATTCAAGTTCACTGAAAGGTTGCTTTGCAAGCAGTAAATTTCCCAGGCGAGAAGACGTCAAGGAATAGGAGAAAGTATCAGAAGTAGAAGGAAAAGAATTTAAGTTAATGTGGAAAGTGCCTTTCACAAATGATACTACAGCCATAGAAAAAAAAAAGGTCGCAAAATAACATCACTTACATATCAGCTAAATAAATCAGCAAAGCTGCTCATCAGATGACGGACAAAATATTTTGATACTGTTAACAATACGCATTTTTAAAAAGTACGGTATATAAACTTCATATGAAACACGAAATAGAAGAGGAATATGCAAAACGCGCAACAAATACCTTGACGAAGAACTGGTCATCATTGTGAGTAGTGTCAACTGTAATTATATTCCGATCTTCGACATGTATGACGTTTCCACTAGAGGGCGCACTGTAGTAGTTATCTTTAACTGCGACGATCCTAGAATTGGCGCTGTTTCTCGCTCGGACGGCCCAGTGGTCTGACTGCTTTCCGTACGGGTAGAAGTCGCAATCGTTGAGCAGCGGCAACTTTGCCCTGTTGATAGGAGGACTCGACTTGTGCCTGATGTGTCGCCTGAAGGCGGACTGTTTGGTCCTGGGCGCGTGAGGACTAGTTGGGGCGGAAGAACAACTGAAGTCCGACCTGTCTGCCGCCCCGTGCGACGGGGGCATAAGGGGTTGCGGCACGACCGAATACGCGTGATTCATGTCGGCCGCGCTTATTTTTAACTCGCACTTTGCATGTGATCGATATGAAACCGTACGCTTTTGCGGGGCGGAACGGCGTTCCGCGCGCTATGCCGCGGCGCGCCGCCGGCAGTCAGCTGTTCGGCACATTTTACCGTCGACTGCAGCGGCGCAGTTATTCGCGTTCAGCTGGCCGCGGTTGGTCCTGTCAGACAGCGACGGTGCGAAGCCATAATGAAGCAGGATGCGCCCCGACCCGCTCTGACGCCTCCCCTAAGCTGTCAGCGCATTTCGCGTGCCGCTCGCGACGCTTCGTTCCCCCATTTCGCGCCCTCGCGCCGCCGTATTAATAAATCGATAGGGCGGTAAGCGGCCCCAGGGCGCAGCTACTCCGTGCGCAGGGGAACACTGATTCGTCCGTCAGGTCCAAGGTCACGCAATTCGAGGTCCGAGGCGGGACACATCGCACGTGTGGCGCATTGTGCTCGGTACAGATGTCGGCTACAAGGAATTTAAAACTGAGAAATGACTTCGTTCACATGTAAACAATAGCTGTCGTTATGTTCCAAGGTAAACTTGTACGAGcagaatcacagtttaatcttagtttaactgAACAACCATAAAATAAACTTATACGTGTAAAGAATAGTTGTCTTTATGTTAGCAAGGTAAACTTGTATCAGCAAAATCAGTTTAATCTTAGTGTAACTGAAAATTGAACAAcgataaaataaaatcatatcatATGAGCTAAATGacggtttaattaaacaataataaaacaaagtttcaTTGTATTACCATCTTGCCACGTACAAGCGTTACCCCACAGTAATGAGCTGCTCGGAGCATTAAACAGCGTACTTGCATCAGATCCCGGCCAAACATTTATTAGACTGCTAATTATCTCGCACAAAACGTCTCATTGGGGGATTGCGCTGCCAGCTCCACGgattgtaaattttttctcacttCGCTGGGTGTTtactttatattactgctgctcacgtggacgtatgacacaaattatcactatgttagctgaagcaataatgaaggaacagCTACGGGCTCCCAGTTCTAAAACAACAATGGACCGGTACAAGGCAACGTTATTTGCGATTGGCGCACGTTATAGGTAGGCGCCCGCTCGAGGGTTAAATACATGAGCAAAAAAGACTGCGACAGGAATTCAAAATAACTCAAGTAATGGAAAGACTCTAAATGCCACAAGCACTAAATTTTATTGAAGGCATACGTAATTTATTACATCCCCGATATTCGATGGCTATTCGCGTAGCAGGACTGCTCAGTGAGGCCCATGTACCACGAATTTATTAGATTTTTTAAGAGTGAATGTAAGAAGGGCGAGTTTAATTAACAGAAGTTTCAATTTATGGTGCAAAGTATATACTTTCTGTCAAAAAATAATGAGAAAGGGTAAACATGGTCACTCGATTGCGGAGCTCATTTCAGTCCTTTTGAATCAGTCCCGTTTGAATGATTTTGTGCTCGCTGAAGTACCGGGCCGCCGTGCTGTGCAACAAAGGAAGGCCGAGAAAAGAGCAGCAGCACTTTCTGTGAAGCCGACTTCGTTATTGCTTTCTTCGACAGTCTGTCGTTAAGTGGCTATAAGGCACTGGATCTATAACAAGTGAGggacaagagggggcacttgcccaCGTTCCTGTAATCTAGAGTGCATCAATTCTTTGGGATATAGCAAGTTTTTGTGTCACCTGTAAAATTTAGTTCCTATGGCATGTCATGTTTTAAAACTGACCTACTTATTTACATCAGATGCAGCAATTTTAGATCTTTGCTCCCCTCCCCAAAAATTTATACAGTCGCCCATGGATACACTGCCTTAGTGATCACTGAAATTTCTGTGTAATCAAGGGCGTAACGCTAGAGCCTGCTATGCGGGCAGGCCTGGTACTTTTGGGGGCCCACAGAAAAGCAAATAAAATACCATTATTATTAGGATTAAAAGTGAATATAACACTTTAAAATATATACACgtataaataaagaaatacgtatAATATAAACGGTAAAGTCAAATACAAGTCTGCACGGAAATAGATCAAAACGATTTCGTAGAAGCGGTTAACACTGAGCTGAGTTTTGCACAGCTGTGTGTAAACTGTGCTTATACTTGTCGTCTCTCGTAACATTTGGTCTACAGCATGATCCTCGGTCTACACAAAAGAGTGGAGCATATTAATTATTACAAGAcactgacaacaatgaaaatttgtgccaaaataTCAAATTTAGGTAGAAAATCAGTCTTCCTTTTTACTTGCCATGATATTATGCAGAGTTTtgctaaacatttcacttttgtcacATCTTTATTAGACAACAGTGTCAATTATCTGGTAATATGTGGTGTAGTAATACCAGTCAACGGCCAACTCAGGTTCAGACGAGCTATTCGCGGGAAGTTAGCGGTAGGTGTATCGTTAAGTTGTATGATGTCTTTCAAACTTGACTTGAACCGTTTAAAGTTCAACATTTTTTAGTTTTTATCTAGGCACTTTTACCGAAAAATGAAACCTTTGAAAGTTGAGTACGAACATCTAAGCGGtgcacagaaaagaaagaaaatgcgaGTGTTAGTAAAAGAAACAAACATATTAgtgaaaataagtaattttttctcTTCCAAGTGGTAGTACTAGCTCAATGGTTACAGAAATTTGCAGTATCGCAAATGAGCGCGCTTCTGAAGCGAAGTGATAACAGCAATTGTGAAAGCAAAAAATATGAGTGTAATAAAATCGCCATAAATATAATGAGGCCTATTAATATCACAGACTATTCAAATGATATTGCAGATTATCGGTTAGATGTAAACGATGAAATTAAGAAGTTATTTGTGAGGCAAATCCTTATAAGCCAGCAGGCCCATTTCTCAAAGATTCTAAGCAGGGAAACAGGTCTTTGTCCACTAAATATTACGAAAAGTTCACGTTGGCAGGACAGAGGATTTGCAGAGAATAGTTAGGTTATTCACCATAAATTGACTACTTATTGTAAAACGTGATGGCTCTTCGGAGGACAGAGGTCGTCGTCGCTTGGAGGAAAGAGGTTCGAGATTGGAGATGGCTAACCAAAATTGTAGTGTGACACGAAACTAACCATGCACATTTGAATGCATGCGTTATTTTCAGTTCGtgacgtaagaaaaaaaaaaaaaaagaaaaacagtagaggCGGGTATAGATTCAGAACTAAGGAAAAGCTGGAGAACATACGGAAACAGATGCTTGAGTATATTGCAAATGTCACGTTTAACAGTGGCATCCAGTAATGTGGCTTTTCGGAATATATGGAAGAAATAGGAAAATCAAGCAGTGGAAACCTTTTAGCAAGTGTCGAACTTCTCACAAAGTACGATCCAATATTATGGATCTAATAAATAAACCAAAGTACATGCAAAATAACCCCACCCATCAATTCAAAAGTTAAAGCTGCCCAGTCCTTTCTATTACTGCAAATGCAAcaggacattacaaaaagaaatcagttaaCAAAGATAGTTTCATATGTTACAGTTTGAATGGTGTCACTAGAATACCTTGTGACGTAAAGATAAATGAAAGCTTTTTAGGTTTTCGTCAATAAAATATCAAAGTGCATTAGGAATAGAAAAGTAAATTCTAAGTGCAATAGACTAAAAGGGACTCTTGTTAACTAAATGCCGTGGCAAGGGTTATGACGGTTGTGCTAATATGTGAGGCATACACAAAGTTGTTAGAACGAGAATTCAACAATGACACAGAACTGAAAAATGTGTGCACTGTGCAGCTTATAATTTAAATCTAGTACTTAACCCTTTCCAGCCCAACTTTTATTTACTTGTGGGAAAAAATAATTTTTCGCGTATTTCCCTACATAATGATTggaataatatatatttataagaaattttgttttttttttgtttttggagggaAATTTGGGATGACTCCATATGGCATCATTGGGCAGGATTTGTTTCCTTCAGTCAGGTGGTTCGGATGTCACAGTGCTTGATAATGGAacttgaatgaaaattttaattacacAATTTGATACAGCTTATTAAAGAAAAATTAGTACATACAATAATGCAATTGCATTTCAGGACAATTTTATGGTTTTTTACAGCATGATTGTTACtttacatgaaaatttaagaaacagttCCTGTCTTTGGTAAAGCAAAGAGGTTTATTACATTTGATGCATTTAGTTCGAGAATATGCTGTAATGCACAACTTACATCTCTGTGTTCTACATGCTGTGGCCAGTGCCCAATGTTGTCATACCTTACATCATCAACTGGGCTGGGAACCAATGGGGCTCGTTTCTTCACAACTGTAGGCGATGGACTGTCATCTGATGGCCGTCCTCATCTTCTTACCAAAGTTTCTCCTGCTTTTAGTAGTCCATGAGCTACATCAGACCGAAAAATCAACAGAGACATGTGTTTGGTAATTTCTCTTTGTCTGCAGTGTCGGCGGTATAGAAGCCACGCATTCACAACACACATGTCAAGGAGGTGGAATACGGTCCTTAGATAAAATCTTTGCACACCAGTATAACTCCTATACAAAGCAACCAGCAGATCAACTCCTCCCATCGAACGGTTATATTCTCTAACAATGTCTGGCCTTGGAACATCAATATATTTTCGTTCTCCCACTGACCAACGTTTCACTGGTTCTACTGGACTTACTACTTTGTATATGATGCAAGAACGACAGACTTGTTATCATACCACTTCGGCGCTATGATGTTCCTTTCTGTTTCAGTTCGATAACCGTATGATCCTCGTCCCTGCTTTTTCAACTCACTGTCTGTTTTTAGATTGCAGCCTTTAAGTCTTGTGGGTCTAACAGTTCCAACAGCCAAAATGCAATAGTTTTTCAGGGCAGAAATAAGATTGTAAGTGGTGAACCAATTGTCTTTAAAtactttaaaatttttgtattttggcAGTCCTTCCCAAAGCCTTATCACAATATCACCACTTATACCCAGACCAGTATCATTATGTACAGTTCCTTTCCCTCGGTATATTTCAAAATCGTACACAATTCCACTAGAACCAGCACGTGCAAAAACTTTTATAGCCCACTTGTGTGGTTtgctttttacatactgtttcaggGATGAATGACCTTTGAAAGTAATGATTAATTCATCCACTGAATGATATTCCTCAGGTTCAATAACTGAAAatccttgtttgattttgtcaacaAATGGTCTCACCTTGAACAGCTTGTCATAATCAGGGTCCTCTCTTTGTTTCATTTTAGTGTTGTCATtcacatgtaaataatttcttaGCTTATCAAACCTATTTCTAGGCATTGAGTCAGCTATTGGAGAAAATCTTGTAGCCTCTGTCCAGTACATTCTGTAACTAGGCATTTTCACAACACCTGCTAGGCTGTTTATCCCTATATACTTTTCTACTTCACGAACATTTGTATCTAAAGATGCACCTGTTTTCTGTGTGCAGTATAGATTAGATTGCTCGACTAGGTTCTGGATAATGTCATCACTACACATTGTTCTGAAATACTGCAAAGGTGTCAGTTCATCTCTTGGAGGGTCAGAAAAAACTGCATTACATGATGTGTCCACTTCTTCAATGTCCTTCATTATCCACCGAAGATCCCAGTGTGTATCACACTGAATTTTCTGAGCTGAATGACTTGGTGCAAGGTTTGGCTCAGCAAGTAATCTTGAAGCTAAgggaacatcatcttcatcattggcTTGAGGGTCCAGAATTTCAACCATATCAAGGTCCATTCCTTGAAGAAACTGTATATCCAGAGTAGTAGGGTCCTGCTGCCGAGCATTTTCAATCTCTTCCTCCACATCAGACGTATCAAGGTCCAAATCAGATAAATCACCTTCGAGAAGcagcaatatttcttcttctgataatgATTTATGATTGCGAATCATCTGGTAAACAAACCAGGAATTTTTTGctaaagcagcaaaaaaaaaaaaaaaactggtaaattatatcaataaaaattttaacatattaaTATTAGTTAGTATAATAAAGCTtcaaaagaaacttgaaaatattaGAGTTACACATTATGGTAAACTTTAGTCGAAGTTATTGCATGTACTACATTTGGTAACATAACAAATGCCCAATGATGCCAAATGGAGTCATACATGTTTGTGACTTCCAAGCAGAAAATTACCGTAACTagcattattttcaaagtgtttactaGTTAATTTACACTTTCAACAATAATTTATTAGTGCAACTTTTATATTAGTTTGCTTCCTTTACCTTGATATAATACTTTGAAAGTCCAGCTGGGTGCACTGTACCGTAGACACCATGCAACAATACTTTTGCCAAGGCATTGCAGCCTGGTGCTCTCTGTTTTAGCGAATTCACGGTAGCCAACATAAGAACAATGAACTTTAGAAAGCCCTGCACACTTGTGTATAATTTTGGGACAAATAGTTTGGCCTTGGGAAACAGTTAAATATGATGATGCCATATGGCATCACTGGGCTGGAAAGGGTTAACGATGTTGCTTGTGGAATTCAAGAAGTCAGGTGCTTTTATGACACAATAGAAACGTTGTATCTTTCCTTCAGTTATGGTATTAAAAGACTGGAATTTCTAGTGTCTTCTTGTACTTGAAAAAAAGTTTTACCCAACACGTTGGTCTTCGAGAGAGCAGTCTGTTAAATCACTTCGTTATGCTTATGTCGATGTACTTAGGCTCTGTCAGAAATAATACTGATATCTAAGAAAAGGGAAAAAAGAGAACAAGCTGTTGTTTTGAAAATCCAATAATAGAAATCTGAATTCATTTTTCAGATAGTGCTGCAATCAAAGATCCTAGAATGCACTAATTTAGCATCTCAGATTATGAGATGGGGTAATGTAGAGCTTGATAAAGCATGTTCTTTTGTTCAGAATGTATTTGATAATTTACGTTGCTATCGAAACAATTTTGAAGAAGCGATGTCATCAGCtacatctttgacaaagaaatgggGCGTTTCACAACAAATTGAAACTAAAAGAATTCGAAAACTGAAATAACGTTTTGTTGAGTTGTGCGAAGATGAGCGACTAATGGATTAAAATATATCTTTCAGAACCATTGTTTTAATGGCTGTTTGGACATTTTGTAGCCCTGTTAAAGAGCAGATTTTGGTATATGTACAATGTTAACCTTTCCTTCAAATTGTTTTCCCACAATTTCTACATTCTGCTTCCAATGAAGATattcttcaaaaagaatataaggaCGTTTAGCCATTGAACACCCAGACAAGATAATGGGATTGGAAAACGCCCAGAAAAAAGAAATAGccttattaacttctgtagttgacGTAACGAAACTGTCAGCAATATAGAATTCAATCTTAGCTGCTAGCGTTCCAGACTTAAGCACAGCATTTGGCCTGTTTTGAACTATTCCTGTTACTGTTTTTTCGGATGAACTCTAATTTTCGAAGCTCAAGCTATCTGCGGAGTTCTGTGGCCAAGACAGGTTTAGTACACTCAGCCTcctcagtattgaaagtgaaagaGCTAGAACCACTGACGTCAGGAAATTGTCAGTACCTTCGCATCAGAGAAAGCATGTCCCCTTTTCACTAGAGATCAAGGTGAGTACTGTGAGGTTTAATAAGCACAAGTACATCAAACAACAGCTATAAGTATAGGCATATGCTTATTGCTATTGAATGTCAATCActataatgaatttaatttttaataatatttaccagtattaataattttatgtcatactttgaaaactgtaaacaaatacgCCTAATCCCTTTGTTTATAGCATACGGGATTGCACAACACACTGCATTAAATTTCTACTTCCACCTGGTGTAATTAAAGTTATGTCAGTTACTGATAGGTTATACACTTTATTTTAGGGGAGTCGGATTTTTATTTTCGCGGGTGGGCTTCTATTGCATATGTTACGTCTCTGTGTGTAATAACTGATTTGGAATCATTTATTGACATGTTAGAATCATTGAACACAGTGCTGTCTAATGTTGGTAGCGACTGGAAAGGAGTCGACACCGGTTACCGGTGTTCAATATTCCCATTAGTCAGCTCGCACAAGAGTCTTCTTAAGTGTGTGCAAATATATTTGTATTGCTTGAACGTAATAACCAGAGcttcttttgtttaaattgttTTCAAACCTACTTGCAGACTtccaaaaaatattaatgaaactTTGGAGTACTTTTTGTAGTCTAGCCAGAGGGCACGGTAAGACCTATTCCACAATCCATCGGCCCCCGCCTGTCTAATTGAATACACAAAACATAAAAACCTGAAAAGTGAAAAATACCTAGTAAATTGTAATAATCTGCGTTGTTTCGAAATAaggatttttctgaaaatgtagacAAATCACAGCATTCGTACAAAATCGCTAATGTCGGGCATGCTATGGTCTGTGAGCTAGGAAACGTCATACCTTTCAGGTGGCTGTCAGTTTTGCATAGTGGCTCTGCTGCGATTGAAACAAACACGCCCACTGTACAACACGACCGCGTTCCTCGGGTGCCAGTCCAGCGATGCCCATGTAAAAGCAGTTTCCACACGCCGGCTCTGTGGCCAGCAATTCCGAGTGCGGGGAACTGACAGAAAAGAGATCGGAGGCTAGTGAGCTCCATTCTGCCTTGGGTTCAGGTCAGCGCAAAAACGCAGCTGCGTCAAAGAAAACGGCGTAATTTTCCATGAACAGCgcgacaacgaaaaaaaaaaaaaaccattgttaGTGTAGTGATTGCTAATGCTTTAATGCACACCTTCACAAAATAAGTGAAGCACCAATAACGggtagaggaaacgaaatgaaactttgcaGGTTGAGACTgtatgtgatgttgtttcagtTCTTAGAACATCGAATCAACTTTACAAATAActaggcagtatgagcccacttgtgAGTATGATGGTGTATCTCGTCTGGCATAGATACATGAACTGATTTGGTTGGGATgtatgtcataaagccattgtgtcCTGCTCTAAGACAAGCTGGCCTGCAACTGTTTAAACTGCTCCTTGACAGCCTGATACGGAGCTGATGTCCAAGTTGGTCCCACATATGTTCTATTGCAGACAGAATTGGGGGCCTTGCTGGTCACAGTAATACACAAACATCACATAGCCAGTCAATAGGGCGCTGCCATTTGTGGACAGGTGTtgacctgttgaaaaatggcaccacgatatatGGCATCAGAGGTAACACATGAGACTgtaggatgtctgtgatgtactgtTTGGGCAtcagagttctctcagtcactaccagccatgacctgcagCCATACTCAAAGCTTCCCAAAGGATGCTGTCAGGAGTAATGcttctctccaaaatattggaagaatgagacctatCACCTGGTCATCCCCATACTCGCTGACGATGGTCATACAGGGTATTGCAGAACCgctattcatcgctgaacacaatgtgatgccattcattgGCACGTTCCCCAGTCAGAGCATCACTCCAAACAAAAccgtttgtgttgtagtgttaaaGGTGGATTACACATGCGACAGTAATTCCTTAGTCCAGTTGCTGCTAATCAGATCAATGATGTGGAATGGCAAAGAATGTTGCAGGGAACCCATTACTTGATGGCAGCTGCAGATGTCAAGGGGTTACAATGCGCTTGATGCACAGTATGGTGACCCTCCCCTGTGGTGGTTAGATGTGGTCACCAAGAACCTTGATGATCCTCATGCTCCCAAGCAGTCCAACAgttggccactgtcacatccaaatgccccccAAATATGGATGCTGCATGTTTCAGCCAAATGGACACTcagaatgaggcccctttcaaactccgtcaggtgctgataacgctgtctcacacaggTATGCAACGTCACCATGTCCTTCACTGTGATCAGACACCAGCACCTGACCTCGGTGCTGTCTCGTGTGTTTGTAGTACTGGTACATTTAATGTTAATttgttcttttgtttatttgtctgctggtttttgtttgtcagctctagttgtcatcattttttattttatcttcactTGCTAAATGCTTTTACACATGTAGGTCCATCCACTGCATGGTCGGACGCCAGTGTTGCTGGTTGCCCAGATTGACAATAATTGGATTATCTGACCACTGCATCAATTCATAGAATTGGCGGGTGGTCTGTTTGATGTGGTTCTTCAACATGGGGACGCCAGTCTGTTCCCCT
It includes:
- the LOC126252353 gene encoding piggyBac transposable element-derived protein 2-like produces the protein MIRNHKSLSEEEILLLLEGDLSDLDLDTSDVEEEIENARQQDPTTLDIQFLQGMDLDMVEILDPQANDEDDVPLASRLLAEPNLAPSHSAQKIQCDTHWDLRWIMKDIEEVDTSCNAVFSDPPRDELTPLQYFRTMCSDDIIQNLVEQSNLYCTQKTGASLDTNVREVEKYIGINSLAGVVKMPSYRMYWTEATRFSPIADSMPRNRFDKLRNYLHVNDNTKMKQREDPDYDKLFKVRPFVDKIKQGFSVIEPEEYHSVDELIITFKGHSSLKQYVKSKPHKWAIKVFARAGSSGIVYDFEIYRGKGTVHNDTGLGISGDIVIRLWEGLPKYKNFKVFKDNWFTTYNLISALKNYCILAVGTVRPTRLKGCNLKTDSELKKQGRGSYGYRTETERNIIAPKWYDNKSVVLASYTK